In Microbacterium cremeum, a genomic segment contains:
- a CDS encoding ABC transporter permease: protein MSSSFDSSAAERFARIEAMPLVPVGAAAGLHPRDVWASAGDLFKHREMLDLLVRRDLKAKYKDSTLGFFWSLSRPLMQLAIYYVVVGQFLQAARGIPDFAVYIFTGLTAIGLFTEILTGATGSILANSGLVKKVYVPREVFPLASVGSAIFNFLIQLTVLIVATLLVGKPPLHPEILYVFPAAAVLIVYGTAFGLLFGALNVYLRDVQYLVELGTMVLFWASPIVYSWEMVANLIKSPFLLDVYTNNPLTLAVIGFQRAFWVAGESAPHPTDLLLRLIVALVIGVVILFISHRVFLRLQGNFAQEM from the coding sequence ATGTCCAGTTCGTTTGACTCGAGCGCCGCCGAGCGCTTCGCTCGTATCGAGGCAATGCCGCTGGTGCCGGTCGGCGCGGCAGCCGGACTGCACCCACGTGATGTGTGGGCCTCGGCAGGCGATCTGTTCAAGCATCGCGAGATGCTCGATCTGCTCGTGCGGCGCGACCTCAAGGCCAAGTACAAGGACTCGACGCTCGGATTCTTCTGGTCGCTGTCCCGGCCGCTGATGCAGCTCGCCATCTACTACGTCGTGGTCGGCCAGTTCCTGCAAGCAGCGCGCGGCATCCCCGATTTCGCCGTGTATATCTTCACGGGCCTCACCGCGATCGGCCTCTTCACCGAGATACTGACAGGCGCCACCGGCTCGATCCTGGCGAACAGCGGGCTTGTCAAGAAGGTATATGTCCCGCGCGAAGTGTTTCCGCTCGCCAGCGTTGGATCCGCGATCTTCAACTTCCTCATCCAGCTGACAGTGCTGATCGTCGCAACGCTGCTCGTCGGCAAGCCGCCACTGCATCCCGAAATCCTCTACGTGTTTCCCGCGGCCGCCGTCCTGATTGTCTACGGCACCGCGTTCGGGCTGCTGTTCGGTGCGCTCAACGTGTACTTGCGTGACGTCCAGTACCTGGTCGAACTGGGCACGATGGTCTTGTTCTGGGCTAGCCCGATCGTCTATTCGTGGGAGATGGTGGCCAACCTCATCAAGTCGCCGTTCTTGCTGGACGTCTACACGAACAACCCGCTCACCCTCGCCGTGATCGGATTCCAGCGCGCCTTCTGGGTGGCCGGTGAATCCGCCCCGCACCCGACGGATCTCCTGCTGCGCCTCATCGTGGCTCTCGTGATCGGGGTGGTCATCCTGTTCATCAGCCATCGCGTGTTCCTGCGGTTGCAGGGCAACTTCGCACAGGAGATGTGA
- a CDS encoding rhamnan synthesis F family protein, whose protein sequence is MTCPAPWSATARAFPDGGRRLLVYVVWDRRGGVDDYIPHALEGVRDDVAHTLVVVNGRLSDEGRAALEAVSDEIVVRDNHGYDIWAHKDALAHLGDRIGEFDEIVFTNDTWFGPVRPFRPVFERMDAEPLHFWGMTDHAREEPNPFTGTGVLHYHLQSFWIAVRRDMFMSEHWRAYWRDLPEMPDYFDAVLKHEAVFTQHFASLGFVHGVAFPSSDYPTDHPALFNADLLLADGCPLLKRRPFFHYPPFLDRHAVIGRELAERVEEYGYPMEVFWQNLARNVAPKILNADAGMLEVLPDVDVSYDPSRPLRVAAIAHIFYPDMTREMLERLDTLPGDYDLIVTTPDDARAALIHAQIDLRPREGRGVQVRVVASNDGRDQSAFLIGCRDILLSDDYDLIVKVHSKKTPQDGFNIGRHFKDQQFRNLLDSPGYTANLIGLFQKEPGLGLVFPPMIHIGYPTMGRAWWANKSGVADVCRDLGIHVPLDDVSPLAPFGSMFVARPRALRLLAERDWSYADFGGAAAYQDGGLAHILERMPAYAAGELGYHVRTVSTGEYMSISHTALEYKLDQLSATLPGDSVDAIHYLRGAGNVGEGRLIDFARMYLRLHHPGTGAALRRVAGRDTVIGRAARGLRRIRKR, encoded by the coding sequence GTGACCTGTCCCGCGCCCTGGTCGGCGACCGCTCGCGCTTTTCCCGATGGCGGACGCCGTCTCCTTGTGTACGTCGTCTGGGATCGTAGGGGAGGCGTCGACGACTACATCCCTCACGCGCTCGAGGGTGTGCGCGACGATGTCGCACACACCCTCGTCGTCGTCAACGGACGGCTCTCCGACGAGGGACGGGCCGCGCTCGAGGCGGTGTCGGACGAGATCGTGGTGCGCGACAATCACGGATACGACATCTGGGCGCACAAGGACGCCCTCGCCCACCTCGGTGATCGCATCGGCGAGTTCGACGAGATCGTGTTCACGAACGACACCTGGTTCGGGCCGGTGCGACCCTTCCGGCCTGTGTTCGAGCGGATGGACGCGGAGCCCCTGCACTTCTGGGGGATGACGGACCACGCTCGGGAAGAGCCCAACCCGTTCACCGGCACCGGGGTCCTCCACTACCACCTGCAGTCGTTCTGGATCGCTGTGCGCCGAGACATGTTCATGAGTGAGCACTGGCGGGCTTACTGGCGGGACTTGCCGGAGATGCCCGACTACTTCGATGCCGTGCTGAAGCACGAGGCCGTCTTCACGCAGCACTTCGCGTCTCTCGGATTCGTCCACGGGGTGGCCTTCCCGTCCTCGGACTATCCGACCGACCACCCCGCGCTCTTCAACGCCGATCTGCTCCTGGCCGATGGCTGTCCGCTGCTCAAGCGGCGACCGTTCTTCCACTACCCGCCGTTTCTCGACCGCCACGCGGTGATCGGACGCGAGCTCGCGGAGCGGGTCGAAGAATACGGGTACCCGATGGAAGTGTTCTGGCAGAATCTCGCTCGGAACGTCGCGCCGAAGATCTTGAACGCGGATGCCGGGATGCTCGAAGTGCTGCCGGACGTCGATGTATCGTATGACCCCTCGCGACCCTTGCGGGTGGCGGCAATCGCGCACATCTTCTACCCGGACATGACCCGAGAGATGCTGGAGCGCCTCGACACGCTGCCCGGCGACTACGACCTCATCGTGACGACGCCGGATGACGCGCGCGCCGCGCTCATTCACGCCCAGATCGACTTGCGGCCGCGCGAGGGCCGGGGTGTGCAGGTGCGCGTGGTCGCCTCGAACGACGGGCGCGACCAAAGCGCCTTCCTGATCGGATGCCGCGACATCCTGCTCAGCGACGACTATGACCTCATCGTGAAGGTGCACTCCAAGAAGACTCCGCAGGACGGTTTCAACATCGGGCGCCACTTCAAGGACCAGCAGTTCCGCAACCTCCTCGACAGCCCCGGATACACGGCCAACCTGATCGGGCTGTTCCAGAAGGAGCCTGGTCTCGGACTGGTTTTCCCCCCTATGATCCACATCGGCTACCCGACGATGGGGCGTGCGTGGTGGGCGAACAAGTCGGGCGTCGCCGACGTGTGCCGCGACCTCGGCATCCATGTGCCCCTCGACGACGTCTCTCCGCTCGCGCCGTTCGGTTCGATGTTCGTCGCACGGCCACGGGCTCTGCGCCTGCTCGCGGAGCGCGACTGGAGTTACGCGGACTTCGGCGGCGCCGCCGCGTATCAGGACGGTGGCCTCGCCCACATCCTCGAGCGGATGCCCGCGTACGCGGCGGGGGAGCTCGGGTACCACGTGCGAACCGTCTCGACGGGGGAGTACATGTCGATCAGCCACACTGCGCTGGAATACAAGCTGGACCAGCTCTCGGCGACCCTTCCGGGCGATTCCGTCGATGCCATCCATTATCTGCGCGGGGCGGGCAACGTCGGAGAGGGTCGTCTCATCGACTTCGCCCGAATGTACCTCCGGCTGCACCATCCTGGGACCGGGGCGGCCCTGCGCCGCGTAGCTGGACGCGACACGGTCATCGGGCGCGCGGCGCGGGGACTGCGTCGCATCCGCAAGCGCTGA
- the rfbA gene encoding glucose-1-phosphate thymidylyltransferase RfbA — MRGIILAGGTGSRLHPITLGISKQLVPVYDKPMIYYPLSTLILAGIRDILIITTPQDSEQFQRLLGDGSRFGISLTYKTQPSPDGLAQAFILGEQHIGDDSVALVLGDNIFYGQGMGTRLRQYSDLTGGVVFGYWVDDPSSYGVVEFDAAGKVVSLEEKPARPKSHYAVPGLYFYDNDVIEISKSLKPSPRGELEITDVNKIYLSRGDLRVELLPRGTAWLDTGTFDSLAEATDFIRTVEKRQGLSIGCPEEVAWRMGFLSDEELRERSEPLIKSGYGAYLLTALEQGNR; from the coding sequence ATGCGCGGAATCATCCTGGCAGGCGGAACCGGCTCCCGTCTGCACCCCATCACCCTCGGCATCTCGAAGCAGCTCGTGCCCGTGTACGACAAGCCGATGATCTACTACCCCCTGTCGACGCTGATCCTCGCCGGAATCCGCGATATCCTCATCATCACAACTCCGCAGGATTCCGAGCAGTTCCAGCGGCTGCTCGGTGACGGGTCGCGCTTCGGCATCTCGCTCACGTACAAGACCCAACCGTCCCCCGACGGGCTCGCGCAGGCCTTCATCCTCGGCGAGCAGCACATCGGTGACGATTCCGTCGCGCTGGTCCTAGGCGACAACATCTTCTACGGGCAGGGCATGGGAACCCGCTTGCGCCAGTACAGCGACCTCACGGGCGGTGTCGTCTTCGGCTATTGGGTCGATGATCCCTCCTCGTACGGAGTGGTCGAGTTCGACGCCGCGGGCAAGGTCGTCTCGCTCGAAGAGAAGCCTGCGCGGCCGAAGAGCCACTACGCGGTGCCCGGACTCTACTTCTACGACAACGACGTGATCGAGATCTCCAAGAGCCTGAAGCCGTCACCGCGAGGCGAGCTCGAGATCACCGATGTGAACAAGATCTACCTTTCGCGCGGAGACCTGCGGGTCGAGCTGCTCCCGCGCGGCACTGCCTGGCTCGACACCGGCACCTTCGACTCGCTCGCGGAGGCCACGGACTTCATCCGAACGGTCGAGAAGCGACAAGGGTTGTCCATCGGGTGCCCGGAAGAAGTCGCGTGGCGGATGGGGTTCCTCTCGGATGAAGAACTGCGCGAGCGCTCGGAGCCTCTCATCAAGAGCGGGTACGGGGCGTATCTGCTGACGGCGCTCGAGCAAGGAAACCGCTGA
- a CDS encoding glycosyltransferase family 2 protein gives MPNFPRRIARRVIEKLPDQWRSRVRAARVERSYTLNTRGIVANHEMVTWFRANGRPVSIVIPSYNDLPLLTEALASIAETCAHIDYEVIIVDDFIDPIVAQQLKALEDDRVTVVLKEARLGFSGTVNEGMRRARHDIVLLNSDIVAKPGWLEALQYSAYALDPEIGMVSPKLVYPSGRIQYGGTYYARILAPQWFGHLHVGAPATKPTANVAGYNRSISGACVYITREAFERTGYLDDEFWLGFEDVDYGLRAWERGIRCFYQPAAMLVHHESASRGYSQGQRELASMRRFWRRWEQRFLARRLPDDAPVDFLVGPASEPIWREYVALLADELRREGRVVAVREVPSADPHEPTIEALASGERVVVACDWTAASTAWLATLGGSLPVYLLPAMESIFHGADRSLQARIVAGYRPEFDYISPNRWTSAQLQAEAAWETGRRVAPALAPPALSDHADDVVVTIAASARQRVLVDELCASLGARATHVDSVAGPAEVAEHRPRAVVLFAEQQSSLLPFALMSLGAVFLAPIDGRLAHEVLDGYNSLLFARGDENQLRSSLTAALTDDDVWREIRENGHASARRAAAAALRGVLDALVDFSQSPV, from the coding sequence ATGCCGAACTTCCCCCGCCGAATCGCGCGTCGCGTCATCGAGAAGCTGCCTGATCAGTGGAGGAGCCGCGTCCGGGCGGCGCGGGTCGAGCGCTCCTATACTCTCAACACGCGAGGGATCGTGGCCAATCACGAGATGGTCACGTGGTTCCGCGCTAACGGGCGCCCGGTGAGCATTGTCATTCCGAGCTACAACGATCTCCCGCTGCTGACCGAAGCGCTGGCGAGCATCGCAGAGACATGCGCCCACATAGACTACGAGGTCATCATCGTCGACGATTTCATCGATCCGATCGTCGCCCAACAGCTGAAGGCGCTCGAGGACGATCGGGTCACGGTCGTGCTGAAGGAGGCCAGGCTGGGCTTTTCGGGAACGGTGAACGAGGGAATGCGGCGGGCCCGCCACGACATCGTCCTGCTCAACAGCGATATCGTGGCCAAGCCCGGCTGGCTGGAGGCTCTGCAGTACAGCGCCTATGCACTCGACCCTGAAATCGGGATGGTGAGCCCGAAGCTCGTCTATCCCAGTGGTCGCATCCAGTACGGAGGCACCTACTACGCACGCATCCTCGCTCCGCAGTGGTTCGGTCACCTCCATGTCGGCGCTCCCGCGACCAAGCCCACCGCGAACGTGGCGGGGTACAACCGATCCATCTCGGGCGCGTGCGTCTACATCACGCGAGAGGCGTTCGAGCGGACGGGCTACCTCGACGACGAGTTCTGGCTCGGTTTCGAAGACGTCGACTACGGCCTCCGCGCGTGGGAGCGGGGCATCCGCTGCTTTTATCAGCCGGCCGCCATGCTCGTTCACCACGAGTCCGCATCGCGCGGCTACAGCCAAGGACAACGTGAACTCGCCTCGATGAGACGATTCTGGCGCCGATGGGAGCAGCGCTTCCTCGCGCGGCGGCTGCCTGATGACGCGCCCGTCGACTTTCTGGTCGGTCCCGCGTCCGAGCCGATCTGGCGGGAGTATGTCGCATTGCTCGCCGACGAGCTGCGCCGTGAGGGTCGCGTCGTCGCCGTCCGCGAGGTGCCGAGCGCCGATCCTCACGAGCCCACGATCGAAGCGCTGGCCAGCGGGGAGCGCGTTGTCGTCGCGTGCGACTGGACCGCCGCCTCGACTGCCTGGCTCGCGACCCTGGGCGGCTCGCTGCCGGTATATCTGCTGCCCGCGATGGAAAGCATCTTCCACGGTGCCGACCGTTCCCTACAGGCCAGGATCGTCGCGGGCTACCGGCCCGAGTTCGACTACATCTCGCCCAACCGGTGGACTTCCGCGCAGCTCCAGGCCGAGGCCGCATGGGAGACCGGTCGTCGGGTCGCGCCCGCGCTGGCGCCGCCCGCGCTCTCCGACCATGCCGACGACGTTGTCGTCACCATCGCGGCGTCCGCGAGGCAACGCGTGCTGGTCGACGAGCTGTGCGCTTCGCTCGGGGCAAGAGCGACGCACGTGGATTCGGTCGCCGGTCCGGCAGAGGTGGCCGAGCACCGCCCTCGCGCTGTCGTCCTGTTCGCGGAGCAGCAGTCCAGCCTGCTGCCGTTCGCGTTGATGTCTCTCGGCGCCGTGTTCCTGGCGCCGATCGACGGCCGGCTCGCCCACGAGGTCCTCGACGGCTACAACTCGCTCCTGTTCGCGCGCGGAGACGAGAATCAGCTCCGGAGTTCACTCACCGCCGCGCTGACGGACGACGACGTGTGGCGGGAGATCCGGGAGAACGGTCATGCGTCGGCGCGCCGCGCAGCGGCAGCCGCCCTCCGTGGGGTTCTGGACGCGCTCGTCGACTTCTCGCAGTCCCCGGTGTGA
- a CDS encoding glycosyltransferase → MTDTIHSIENGIPMVSTRPLDEARPRVVVVAPDVVGTRMAGPGIRFVRIAEQLVDVAEVTLAVGIAGSDTAAVSGRGFQVTTYSDVDELVDIVAAHDIAFCQLVDRDVIRRGSSAGCRFIFDLYNALPAEAIGAERIGGISTQPEKDRIFGDVLSYFRFCMRAGGYFVTSNERQRDFWMGYLLASEGLLPSELDGRSTAEIIGLVPFGMEEGEPLAHEHGIRGRFGITDDDVVLLWAGGIWDWFDAETPIRAVARLRQTRDDIHLVFYGTTHPNSLIGKPPAVERAQELASQLGVLGVGVHFIDGWVPADRRAEFLADSDIAISAHLDSFETRYAFRTRILDHFWASLPSIVTRGDWFAEYIDANHLGVVTDYGDVDGTAQAVLELADAKRRNEIRARVSSVREAWRWSATTADLRAVIGDWQSRLRLPELPTSPPAADQPRPSRDARAADATEQTAVSERVRSPFHSFFSRLRQRLAR, encoded by the coding sequence ATGACGGACACGATCCACTCGATTGAGAACGGAATCCCCATGGTATCGACCCGGCCGCTCGACGAAGCTCGGCCACGCGTGGTGGTCGTGGCACCCGACGTGGTCGGGACACGAATGGCCGGCCCAGGCATACGCTTTGTACGCATCGCCGAGCAGCTCGTCGATGTCGCTGAGGTTACCCTCGCGGTGGGCATCGCCGGCAGCGACACCGCCGCAGTCTCCGGTCGCGGGTTCCAAGTGACCACATACTCCGATGTCGACGAGCTCGTCGACATCGTCGCTGCGCATGACATCGCCTTTTGCCAGCTGGTCGATCGGGACGTCATCCGGCGTGGATCGTCCGCCGGCTGCCGATTCATCTTCGATCTCTACAACGCCCTCCCCGCCGAAGCCATCGGAGCGGAACGGATCGGGGGCATCTCGACGCAGCCGGAGAAGGACCGCATCTTCGGCGATGTGCTTTCCTATTTCCGCTTCTGCATGCGCGCCGGCGGCTACTTCGTCACCTCGAACGAGCGCCAGCGGGATTTTTGGATGGGGTACCTCCTCGCCTCGGAGGGCCTGCTCCCCAGTGAGCTCGACGGTCGCAGCACCGCCGAGATCATCGGTCTCGTCCCCTTCGGCATGGAGGAAGGCGAACCACTCGCGCACGAGCACGGCATCCGCGGGCGCTTCGGGATCACCGACGACGATGTCGTTCTGCTCTGGGCAGGCGGCATCTGGGACTGGTTCGATGCCGAGACCCCGATCCGGGCCGTCGCGAGACTGCGGCAGACACGCGACGACATCCATCTGGTGTTCTACGGCACCACGCATCCGAACTCGCTCATCGGAAAGCCTCCAGCCGTGGAGCGGGCACAGGAGCTCGCTTCCCAACTCGGCGTCCTCGGGGTGGGTGTCCACTTCATCGACGGGTGGGTACCTGCCGATCGACGAGCGGAGTTCCTCGCTGATTCAGATATCGCGATCTCCGCTCACCTCGACTCGTTCGAAACGCGCTACGCGTTCCGCACCCGAATCCTCGACCACTTCTGGGCCTCGCTGCCCAGCATCGTGACTCGCGGGGACTGGTTCGCCGAGTACATCGACGCCAACCATCTCGGGGTCGTCACCGACTACGGCGACGTGGACGGTACCGCTCAGGCTGTCCTCGAACTCGCCGACGCCAAGCGTCGCAACGAGATCCGCGCGCGCGTCAGCTCCGTCCGCGAGGCGTGGCGGTGGTCGGCGACTACCGCCGATCTGCGCGCCGTCATCGGAGACTGGCAGTCGCGCCTCAGACTGCCGGAGCTGCCGACAAGCCCGCCCGCGGCCGATCAGCCTCGACCGTCGCGCGATGCACGGGCGGCGGATGCCACCGAGCAGACGGCCGTATCGGAGAGGGTGAGGTCACCTTTCCACTCGTTCTTCAGCCGGCTTCGCCAGCGGCTCGCCCGCTGA
- a CDS encoding glycosyltransferase family 4 protein encodes MTTTLTPARAAAWHRVHWKHVVVVVYGDPVGDIGPWIRRTADVLHADFLLAPGIASSTHGLGAERVSVADGTGASPVIDLASILDWMHRLRRRWDVVLIDAGHPLPEPESVARLQHAAHEFHADGEIGIVTPAYAGPDGTAAGYQFDRQTGEFVPALPGSRDYGQVRMPRYVLGAAAHGLYVTSVAIDRIDIAARNLNGLDLDLQAGRLVRHAWAGNIRTLCFSSTVVSVSELPVVRARGEQRRWQLERRVGARGKPPRIIFVLQATTISGGIRAVFEIANGLSARGFDVSVWSLQGPPTWFELRVPVVTYRNFDDLILSLRNEDAIKVATWWETAEVVWLASVNHGMPVYLIQEFETWFYPDDAVARAAVVASYRREFASLTEARFQQGELAEVGVRATLIPHGYDSDTFRVLPGHSRDENTLLALGRSFFQKNFAMTERAWRSLGRERPKLQLFGTEPDILVDERVDYRIRPLDAEVNELYNTATVFVQTSRHEGFCLPVLEAMAAGCPVITTDSDGNMDFCRDGENCVIVPQDDDAALAAAIRRLMGDPQERRRLSEAGLETASRYRWPVVLDSVAAYYEHVANAVSAGEPLAKPAEERVER; translated from the coding sequence ATGACGACCACCCTCACTCCCGCACGTGCGGCGGCGTGGCATCGCGTCCATTGGAAGCACGTCGTCGTGGTGGTGTACGGCGACCCTGTGGGGGACATCGGGCCGTGGATTCGACGTACGGCCGATGTGTTGCACGCCGATTTCCTGTTGGCACCGGGCATAGCCTCCTCGACGCACGGTCTGGGAGCTGAGCGGGTGAGTGTCGCGGACGGCACCGGCGCGTCGCCGGTGATCGATTTGGCCTCGATTCTGGACTGGATGCACAGGTTGCGCAGGCGGTGGGACGTCGTCCTCATCGACGCTGGCCATCCGCTGCCCGAGCCCGAGTCGGTCGCGCGGTTGCAGCATGCTGCGCACGAGTTCCACGCCGACGGCGAGATTGGTATCGTCACGCCCGCATACGCCGGCCCGGACGGGACCGCAGCGGGCTACCAGTTCGATCGCCAGACTGGCGAGTTCGTCCCGGCACTTCCGGGTTCGCGCGACTACGGCCAGGTGCGGATGCCCAGGTACGTGCTCGGTGCCGCCGCGCACGGCCTCTATGTGACGTCGGTGGCGATCGATCGCATCGACATTGCGGCGCGCAACCTCAACGGACTCGATCTTGATCTTCAGGCCGGTCGCCTCGTACGTCATGCCTGGGCGGGGAACATTCGGACGCTGTGTTTCAGCAGCACCGTGGTCAGCGTGAGCGAACTCCCGGTGGTCCGCGCGCGGGGCGAGCAGCGCCGGTGGCAACTCGAGCGCCGCGTCGGCGCCCGGGGAAAGCCACCGCGGATCATCTTCGTCCTGCAGGCGACTACCATCAGCGGCGGCATCCGGGCCGTTTTCGAGATCGCGAACGGCCTGTCCGCGCGCGGCTTCGATGTCTCGGTCTGGTCGCTGCAAGGTCCGCCGACGTGGTTCGAGCTGCGAGTGCCGGTCGTGACGTACCGCAATTTCGACGACCTGATTCTCTCGCTCCGCAATGAGGACGCGATCAAGGTTGCAACTTGGTGGGAGACGGCGGAGGTGGTCTGGCTCGCCTCCGTGAACCACGGGATGCCCGTGTATCTGATTCAAGAGTTCGAAACGTGGTTCTACCCCGACGACGCCGTTGCGCGCGCCGCTGTGGTCGCGAGCTATCGGCGCGAGTTCGCGAGCCTGACCGAGGCTCGATTCCAGCAGGGCGAACTGGCAGAGGTGGGCGTCCGCGCGACGCTGATCCCGCACGGCTACGACTCCGACACGTTCCGCGTGCTGCCCGGCCACAGTCGGGACGAGAACACCTTGCTAGCGCTGGGGCGGTCGTTCTTCCAGAAGAATTTCGCGATGACCGAACGCGCCTGGCGCTCGCTCGGGCGGGAGCGGCCGAAGCTGCAGTTGTTCGGCACCGAGCCCGACATCCTCGTCGACGAGCGCGTCGACTACCGGATACGGCCCCTGGACGCGGAGGTCAACGAGCTGTACAACACGGCAACCGTCTTCGTTCAGACATCGCGACACGAAGGGTTCTGCCTTCCGGTGCTCGAGGCCATGGCGGCAGGCTGCCCCGTCATCACGACGGACTCGGACGGAAACATGGACTTCTGTCGTGACGGCGAGAATTGCGTGATCGTTCCGCAAGACGATGATGCGGCGCTCGCGGCGGCGATCCGTCGGCTCATGGGCGACCCTCAGGAGAGACGACGGCTATCAGAGGCGGGTCTCGAGACCGCCTCCCGTTACCGCTGGCCGGTCGTGCTGGATTCGGTGGCCGCCTACTACGAGCACGTCGCGAATGCCGTCTCAGCGGGCGAGCCGCTGGCGAAGCCGGCTGAAGAACGAGTGGAAAGGTGA
- a CDS encoding GDP-mannose 4,6-dehydratase encodes MPRALITGITGQDGFYLSRLLLSKGYEVFGLVRGQNNPKIAALERDLPGVRILTGDLLDLSSILRALEASAPDEVYNLGAISFVAYSWENVSLTSDVTGKGVLNVLEAIRLYARDDAERVRFYQASSSEMFGKVQRVPQTESTLLWPRSPYGVAKVYGHYMTINYRESYGMHASSGILFNHESPLRGPEFVTRKITLAAARIAAGKQDKLYLGNLDARRDWGFAGDYVEAMWRMLQQDVADDYVVSTNETHSVQEFVERAFGRVGIDDWQRYVEQDARFLRPAEVDLLIGDSSKAHERLGWKPAVTFNALVDMMVDADVARVRNAEA; translated from the coding sequence ATGCCCCGCGCGCTGATCACCGGTATCACCGGTCAGGACGGCTTCTATCTGAGCCGCCTGCTGCTGTCGAAGGGCTACGAGGTCTTCGGACTCGTCCGCGGTCAGAACAATCCGAAGATCGCGGCTCTGGAAAGGGACCTCCCGGGAGTGAGGATCCTCACCGGGGATCTGCTCGACCTCTCGAGCATCCTTCGAGCACTGGAAGCATCCGCGCCCGATGAGGTGTACAACCTCGGCGCGATCTCCTTCGTTGCGTACTCGTGGGAGAACGTCAGCCTCACGTCGGACGTGACTGGCAAGGGAGTCCTCAACGTGCTGGAGGCGATCCGCCTCTACGCCCGGGACGATGCCGAGCGGGTGCGGTTCTACCAAGCGTCGAGTTCGGAGATGTTCGGCAAGGTCCAGCGAGTCCCTCAGACCGAGTCGACGCTGCTGTGGCCGCGATCACCGTACGGCGTCGCCAAAGTGTACGGGCACTACATGACGATCAACTACCGCGAGTCGTACGGCATGCACGCGTCGTCGGGCATCCTTTTCAACCACGAGTCGCCGCTGCGCGGTCCCGAGTTCGTCACGCGCAAAATCACCCTCGCCGCCGCGCGGATCGCTGCAGGCAAGCAGGACAAGCTCTACCTCGGAAACCTCGACGCGCGCCGCGACTGGGGCTTTGCCGGCGACTACGTCGAGGCCATGTGGCGAATGCTGCAGCAGGACGTCGCCGACGACTACGTGGTGTCGACGAACGAGACGCACTCCGTCCAGGAGTTCGTCGAGCGCGCATTCGGGCGCGTGGGAATCGACGATTGGCAGCGATACGTCGAGCAGGATGCGCGATTCCTCCGTCCCGCCGAGGTGGACCTCCTCATCGGCGACTCGTCGAAGGCACACGAACGCCTCGGCTGGAAGCCGGCCGTCACGTTCAATGCGCTCGTCGACATGATGGTCGATGCCGACGTCGCACGTGTACGGAACGCCGAGGCGTAG
- a CDS encoding GDP-mannose 4,6-dehydratase — MSRALVTGITGQTGSYLAEHLLAHGWEVHGLVRHSDSSRAAFSELAPAAELHTGDLADLDGIVRLVRDVQPTSIFNLGGLSSVARSWDDPIAAATITGLPVSALLDAALRLQESRDGHVSFVQASSAEIFGVAETSPQDESTPVRPSNPYGAAKAYGHHLVGVYRARGLAASSCILYNHESPRRPAEFVTRKITRGAARIRLGLQENLTLGNLEARRDWGWAPDFARALAAAATHPDDYVIATGVSHSVRDFAAAAFSAVGINDWEPLVTIDTALLRHGDAAVQAGNASRARDVLGWKPSVTFEEMVRRMVEADLAEASNPEQSAHDRSGAR; from the coding sequence ATGTCCCGCGCCTTGGTGACGGGGATCACCGGCCAGACCGGCAGCTACCTCGCAGAGCACCTTCTCGCTCACGGCTGGGAGGTGCACGGCCTCGTCCGCCACTCCGACAGCTCCCGCGCCGCGTTCTCTGAGCTCGCTCCCGCGGCTGAACTCCATACCGGAGACCTCGCAGATCTCGACGGAATCGTGCGCCTCGTGCGCGACGTTCAGCCCACGTCGATCTTCAACCTCGGAGGGCTGTCGTCGGTTGCGCGGTCGTGGGATGACCCGATCGCCGCAGCCACGATCACCGGGCTGCCCGTCAGCGCACTGCTGGACGCCGCGCTGCGACTGCAGGAGAGTCGCGATGGGCACGTCTCGTTCGTTCAGGCGTCGAGTGCCGAGATCTTCGGAGTCGCCGAAACGTCTCCGCAGGACGAGTCCACCCCGGTACGCCCGTCGAACCCGTACGGGGCGGCCAAGGCGTACGGTCATCACCTCGTGGGCGTATACCGAGCTCGAGGGCTCGCGGCCTCGAGTTGCATTCTGTACAACCACGAGTCGCCGCGCCGACCAGCCGAGTTCGTGACGCGGAAGATCACGCGCGGGGCGGCGCGCATTCGGCTCGGACTGCAGGAGAACCTCACACTCGGCAATCTCGAGGCGCGGCGCGACTGGGGATGGGCCCCGGACTTCGCTCGAGCGTTGGCAGCGGCGGCGACGCATCCTGACGACTACGTGATCGCGACAGGGGTGTCGCATTCGGTTCGCGACTTCGCGGCCGCCGCCTTCAGCGCCGTCGGCATCAATGACTGGGAGCCGCTGGTAACGATCGACACCGCGCTCTTGCGGCACGGCGATGCGGCCGTGCAAGCGGGTAACGCCAGTCGAGCACGGGACGTGCTCGGCTGGAAGCCGTCCGTCACCTTCGAAGAGATGGTGCGCAGGATGGTAGAGGCGGACCTCGCAGAGGCATCGAACCCTGAGCAATCCGCGCACGATCGGAGCGGAGCCCGATGA